A genomic stretch from Caloenas nicobarica isolate bCalNic1 chromosome 3, bCalNic1.hap1, whole genome shotgun sequence includes:
- the TMEM17 gene encoding transmembrane protein 17 translates to MSLPEPLRRRLGSFSRTVFTDSHRPGPQYPADRAGIEIISSLPLQMSLYFNVYFFPFWWLSTVVMLHLKYPVLSDYYKFILVTIMILVSLIEVIRLYLGYVGNLQEKVPELAGFWLLSLLLQLPVILFLLFNEGLKIQPLERAVNIIFALFLSFQVIAAFVTLKRTVNKLAAHFRLNEFDQLEEHPAPEFYSLGIEERAVSMACGGPSAGWGITH, encoded by the exons ATGTCGCTGCCCGAGCCCCTGAGGAGGCGGCTGGGCTCCTTCAGCCGCACCGTCTTCACCGACAGCCACCGCCCCGGCCCGCAGTACCCGGCCGACCGCGCAG gtattgaaataatttccagttTACCGCTGCAGATGTCCCTCTAtttcaatgtttattttttcccattttggtGGCTCAGCACAGTTGTCATGCTCCATCTGAAG TATCCAGTCTTGTCAGACTACTACAAGTTCATCCTGGTCACAATCATGATCCTCGTCTCTCTGATAGAGGTCATTCGACTCTACCTGGGGTACGTGGGCAATTTGCAGGAGAAG GTCCCTGAGCTGGCTGGGTTTTGGCTACTGAGTCTCCTCCTGCAGTTGCCTGTCATTCTCTTCTTGCTATTTAATGAAGGTCTGAAAATTCAGCCACTGGAGCGAGCAGTCAACATCATCTTTGCCCTCTTTCTCAGCTTCCAAGTCATTGCAGCCTTTGTCACCCTGAAAAGAACGGTGAACAAACTGGCAGCTCACTTCCGTCTTAATGAATTTGACCAGCTGGAGGAACATCCTGCACCCGAGTTTTACAGCCTGGGTATAGAAGAGAGAGCAGTTTCCATGGCTTGTGGGGGCCCCAGTGCTGGCTGGGGAATCACACACTGA